In one window of Sandaracinaceae bacterium DNA:
- a CDS encoding translation initiation factor IF-3 gives MGRFHRDRTLPQAEHRINGRIRIPEIRVIAADGEPLGIMHPDEARELARAQGLDLVEVAPNVRPPVCRLMDYGKFKYDKKKQRAASKSASTSLKIVQMRPKTDDHDLHTKLARARGFLERGDKVKLVMRLRGRENAYPERWTAMMQEYFEESLASIARVASRPSLQGRAIAMVVEPS, from the coding sequence TTGGGTCGATTCCATCGTGACAGGACACTTCCTCAGGCCGAGCACCGCATCAACGGCCGCATCCGTATCCCCGAGATCCGAGTCATCGCCGCCGACGGCGAGCCGCTCGGGATCATGCACCCCGACGAGGCGCGCGAGCTCGCACGCGCCCAGGGCCTCGACCTGGTCGAGGTGGCACCGAACGTGCGACCGCCCGTCTGCCGCCTGATGGACTACGGCAAGTTCAAGTACGACAAGAAGAAGCAGCGCGCGGCCAGCAAGAGCGCCTCGACCAGCCTGAAGATCGTCCAGATGCGGCCCAAGACCGACGATCACGACCTCCACACGAAGCTCGCGCGCGCCCGCGGCTTCCTCGAGCGAGGCGACAAGGTGAAGCTCGTGATGCGCCTGCGCGGTCGCGAGAACGCCTACCCCGAGCGCTGGACGGCCATGATGCAGGAGTACTTCGAGGAGTCGCTGGCGAGCATCGCGCGCGTCGCCTCGCGCCCCAGCCTGCAAGGCCGCGCCATCGCGATGGTGGTCGAGCCCAGCTGA